The genomic interval GTGGGAGGACTCGCCGACCGGCTGGCCGCAAGGGGACATTATGGACACGCTGCGTACCAATGGACGTCCCACCTCCCAGTGGTCTCGCCTGAAGGCCGGGTATTCGGACGACCTGGGAACTGGCAGGCGCTGAATGCGGTCCGTTCAAGCGGTTCCGCGCTCTTGGTGCAGGATACCGGTGGCCGAATGATCGGTCGGGGAGATAGGTAACCGTGGAGCCCGGCTCGCCGCGCCTCGCTGCTTCGCGGGCCGCGGGGGAGCGGCGACACAAGTCCCGGTCGCCGATCGTGCCAATGAGCCCTCGCGGTCCGAGCGACAATAGACGGTGACGGGGTTCTCTTCGAAGTGGAAAGATGAGCAGCTTCTCGTCTTTGCGGCGCGGGTGAGGAGCGAGTCTCGAAGATCGTGGACAACGAAGGAGTCGCTAAAGTATCGTCCCACGGAGCACTTCTCCGAGGAGGATCCATGAGCATCAGGTCGATCGCAGTGGTGCTGGCGGTAGCACTCGTGGCCGGAGTGGCCTTCGCCGCCGGCAGCCAAGTTCCAGCCAACGCCGCAGGCAAGACCCACGACATGATCGTCCAGATTGTCGCCGTCGACGCGCGAGGCCAGAGGATCACGATCAAGGACGACAAGGGCGAGACGAAAACCGTAGCCGTTCTGGGGAATGCCGTGGGGAAGCTCACGATGACGAGGACCGGCGGGATGTTCACGCTGACCTGCCAGGACAATGAGAAGGGAGAGCATCAGGGGATCATTGCGATCAAGGCGGTGAAGCCGGCCCGCAAGTAAGCCTCCTTCTCGCAACTTTGAGATATAAGGCGTCGGCCGCCCGCGGCCGTTGCCCATTCTCTACCTCTTCCCATGGCGCGGCGGTTGTGGAGGCGCGCGTCCGTGCGGTCAGCAGGCGAGTCCGCGCACCTTCCCGCGCATCTCCTCGTCACGCGGATGGGTGTACACCACGGTGGTCAGCGGGCTGACGTGGCGCGCGAACCGCTGCGCCAGGAACAGGTCGTGGGTCGCCCTGTAGACGGCGGTCACGGCTGAGTGGCTGTACAGTGTAGGAACTGGTCGGTTTCCGATGGCCGTTTACCGGCCCGTGCGCAGGAGGTACCAGAGCACTCCACTGAGGAAGACGCCGACGATGACGAGCGAGGAGATGCTCGTCGTGAAGTAGGGGTACACCATGAAGAGCAGTCCGATAACGATCTGCGGCCAGCGCGCGTTCCTCTTCCCGTAAACGAACAACGCCAATCCGATTGCGCCGGTGATCAACGACAGGAAGAGCCAGGCCGGGTCGAGGTTCATCGCCCAACAGTCTACGCCGCGTTGGGAGCAGATGCCGGGGGTGTCGAGGCGCGCCCGACGACGTGTCGCTCGCGGGAAGGTCCGCGGGGATGGCCGTTGCGCAGCCGCGCCTTGTCCGGAATGGGGTAGGAGAGGAAGAAGACACGCGACGCGTGGTGGGTACAGCGTCGAACGGCCAGGGAAAGGGCGTGTCAGCAGGCCAGCGTCCGGATTCGGCGGGACATCTCCTCATCGCTCGGGTGCGTGTACGCCACGGTCGTCAACGGGCTGACATGCCGTGCGAACCTCTGCGCCAAGAACAGGTCGTGGGTGGCCCTGTAGACGGCCGTCACGGCCGAGTGTCTCAGCGAGTGAAAGGGGCGTTCCGAATTCGACATCGGCGCAAGTGGGGCCGCGACCTCAGAGGCACGACCGGTAGCGGCCCCTCCTGCGTCTACGGTAGCGGTTCGATCTCAACCGGGACGGGCGGCGGATTGTTGTCGGACGTATCGTCTCCCCCCCCTTGATCCCCGCCCCCGCCACCGCCACCGGAGCAAGGCGGGAGGAGGTTGCAGCGATGAAGGCAGGTCTGATACCGAGCGTCGCACGTCAGTATGCAGTCGGGTTTGGGTTCACAAAGCTGCTCGCAGCTGGCTGCTGCAACCGTGCAGTTCCACGCGCACTCCTCGCGGCAACCCGGGTCGCTCGCCAGAGCGAGGCACCCGACCAGAAACGCCGACGCGGCGCCAAGGACAACGAACCTCACGATGATCCTGTTTCCTCTCCCTTCGGGCATGGGAATCCTCCTTTCTGCTCAATCGAACTGGCGACACCGCCCTCCCGGGCCCAACTACCTCTTTCCACGTGAAAAAGCAGCGGTCGCCCCTTCCCTTCTGACGACGCGCGCGCTCCCCCCCTCGCTGGGCCTTTATTACTCCGATCCAGGTGCCGATTCAAGGGCCGATCGCCTTCTTCGTGACGACGTCGCAGCAGGGCACTCTTCGATCCGTCGTGAGAAGCGACCGACCTCGACCACGATCCAGCAGCAGGAGGGCCACCGTTGGGGCAGGGCGCCGGGAACCCAAGATACTCAGAAGTCGAGGGAGGTTGGGACGGTGCAGAGATCATGTTGTCACACGCGGCTTGGATTGCGAGCTGTCAGCGCGCGAGCGCAGACCGCGATCGTGTGGTCGCGGACCTTGGCGGTCGTGGCCCGCAGGATCGCCTTCTGCTCGGCGGCGGTCAGGGTCGGCGGGGCGAGGTGGGGCATCGGGACCTCTCGCCAGGATGGGGCCAGCGGCGGGGGACGAAGTCAAGGGAAACGATCGCAGGCCACCCTGCGGCTCTCGCCCGGTGCAATCCCGCGCGTTGGACCCTATATTGATGCCGACTCGGACCCGGGGGAAGACAGATGCGATCGCAGGCTTCTCTTCGCCACGTTTTGGTCGCTGCGGCGATTCTCGGGGCCTTCCTCGTAGGCGGACTCGCCGACGCCCGTGACCTGACGTTCGACGAGCGCGTCGAGGCTCAGAGAGCGCTCGAAGAGGTCTATTGGCGGCACCGAATCTGGCCCAAGGAGAATCCGGAACGGAAACCGGCTTTCGACGTCGCCGTTCCCGCGCCGATCATCCGGGCCAAGGTCGAGGATGCTCTCGCGAAATCGGCGGCCGTGGAGCAGGTGTGGAACCGGGCCATCAGCCACGACCAGCTCGAGGCCGAGCTCGACCGCATCGTCGGGCACACGCGCGATGCCGCTTTTCTCCGGGAGCTGTTCGACGCGCTCGGCAATGATCCGGCGCTCATCGCCGAAACGCTGGCGCGCTCGACTCTCGCGGACCGACTGGTCCGGCAGTGGTACGCCCGCGACGGCCGCTTCCACGCGGCGACCCGTGCGGCGGCCGACCGCGCTCGCGCCTCGGCCGGCGACGCCGCTGCGATGGCGCGGAACGGCGTGCCGGGAGTTACGCGAACCTGGCATCGTGCCGCCAGCGGCGCGGCGAAAGAGGCGCTAGTCGACGATGAGTGGCGCGAGCTCGAGAAGAGCCTCGCGACCATCTCAACCGGCGCGTTGGGACCGGTGCGGGAAGAGGACGACCGCTTCGTCGTGACCGCGGTCTTGAATCGCGGACCGGACGAGATGTCGACGGAGACGTTCAGCTGGCCCAAGCGGTCGTTCGATGCGTGGTGGAAGTCGACGAGGCCTTCGCTCGATCCGCTCCGCTCCGTAGCGAGCGGTGCTTTCACGCTCGCCGCGCTGCCGACCGCAGCCTGCACGGCGGACACATGGTCTCCGGCGATGACCACGGCGCCGGACGCGCGGCAATTCCACACCGCCGTCTGGACCGGGACCGAGATGATCGTGTGGGGCGGAACCCACCAGTCGGTGTTTCAAACGGGAGCTCGTTACTCTCCGGCCACCGACACCTGGACGCCGACGGGGATCGATTCCAACACGCCGACACCGCGGGCGAAGCACACCGCCGTTTGGACCGGAACCGAGATGATCGTATGGGGGGGCATGGGGGACTTCTTCCCCCCGCTCTCGACAGGTGGCCGATACAACCCGGCCACCGACCAGTGGGCTTCGACGTCGAACGTCAACGCGCCGAGCGCTCGGATCTTCCACACCATGATCTGGAGCGGCTCAGAGGCGATCGTCTGGGGTGGAACGCCGGGTGGCACGCCCTCACTGGCGACTGGCGCACGCTACGATCCGGCGACGGACACCTGGTCGCCGACGAGTACGGGGACCAACCTCCCGCCCGCCCGGTACAGGCACACCGCAATCTGGACGGGCAGCAAGATGATCGTCTGGGGCGGGGCCACGTGCTGCACCGTCATGAACTCCGGCGGGATTTACGACCCCTCGACCAACACCTGGGCGGTGACCTCCGTCGCGGCAAACGTGCCCGCATCACGAAGCAGGCACGTCGCGGTGTGGACCGGATCCGAGATGATCGTCTGGGGCGGACTCAGCACCTCGGATCCCTACTACTTGAAAACCGGCGGGCGTTACGACCCGGCATCGAACACCTGGAGCGCGACTTCGATGGGCGCCGGAGTCCCCGGGCCACGCGACGACGCCTCGGCGGTCTGGACCGGAAGCCTCATGATCGTCTGGGGCGGCTTTGCGCCGGCTGCCGGCGGCGAC from Terriglobia bacterium carries:
- a CDS encoding amino acid transport protein, which codes for MNLDPAWLFLSLITGAIGLALFVYGKRNARWPQIVIGLLFMVYPYFTTSISSLVIVGVFLSGVLWYLLRTGR